The following are from one region of the Clostridia bacterium genome:
- a CDS encoding flavodoxin domain-containing protein, with the protein MNTLVVFSSKHGTTRKCAQTIADRIKSDLVDCTSKQINLNNYSRIILCTPIYFGGITGEMKRFFKKHKEELDKRSVVLLTCGLGGAQNAQATVDRFLDKFNLKNKINHEHLGGEIMWDSLNFFERVIMKAVSKEGLVPTLDAQKIDKVINDLLI; encoded by the coding sequence ATGAATACTTTAGTAGTCTTTTCTTCAAAACATGGCACTACCAGAAAATGTGCTCAAACAATAGCTGACAGAATCAAAAGCGATCTGGTCGATTGTACCAGTAAGCAAATAAATCTAAACAATTATTCAAGAATTATTTTATGTACGCCCATTTATTTTGGTGGAATAACTGGAGAAATGAAACGCTTTTTTAAAAAACATAAAGAAGAACTAGATAAACGTTCAGTTGTTTTGTTAACCTGTGGCTTAGGCGGAGCACAAAATGCACAAGCAACTGTTGATAGATTTTTAGATAAATTCAACTTAAAAAATAAAATCAATCATGAGCATTTGGGCGGAGAGATAATGTGGGATAGCTTAAACTTTTTCGAACGCGTGATTATGAAAGCTGTCAGCAAAGAAGGTTTGGTTCCTACACTTGACGCACAAAAAATTGATAAAGTAATAAATGATTTGCTAATATAA